In Ctenopharyngodon idella isolate HZGC_01 chromosome 1, HZGC01, whole genome shotgun sequence, a single genomic region encodes these proteins:
- the ugp2a gene encoding UDP-glucose pyrophosphorylase 2a, which yields MSFVADLYRSSPNAGMAEFQEKLRLQHENSMHTELEKLLTTAKTLEAEISRKDFEGFKKLFHRFLQEKGPSVDWAKIQRPPEDSIQPYEKIKLKGLPADVASSLNKLAVVKLNGGLGTSMGCKGPKSLISVRNENTFLDLTVQQIEHLNKSYNADVPLVLMNSFNTDEDTKKILQKYTHHRLKIHTFNQSRYPRINKESLLPVATNMGLTGENEEAWYPPGHGDIYTSFYNSGLLDKLIAEGKEYIFVSNIDNLGATVDLHILNHLMSQPSGKRCEFVMEVTDKTRADVKGGTLTQYDGKLRLLEIAQVPKAHVDEFKSVTKFKIFNTNNLWISLPAIKRLHEKNAMDMEIIVNPKTLDGGLNVIQLETAVGSAMKSFENALGINVPRSRFLPVKTTSDLLLVMSNLYSMDAGSLTMSPKREFPSTPHVKLGSSFTKVRDFLKRFESIPDMLELDHLTVSGDVTFGKQVTLKGTVIIIANHGDRIDIPAGAMLENKIVSGNLRILDH from the exons ATGTCTTTTGTTGCTG ATCTGTATAGAAGCAGTCCTAATGCAGGGATGGCGGAGTTTCAGGAGAAGCTGAGACTGCAGCATGAGAACTCCATGCACACAGAGCTGGAGAAGCTCCTGACCACCGCAAAGACACTGGAGGCCGAG ATCTCTAGGAAGGACTTTGAGGGCTTCAAGAAGCTCTTTCACCGTTTCCTTCAGGAGAAGGGACCGTCTGTTGACTGGGCCAAGATCCAGAGACCACCTGAAGACTCG ATCCAGCCCTATGAGAAGATCAAGTTGAAGGGTCTTCCTGCAGATGTGGCATCCAGCCTAAATAAACTGGCTGTTGTGAAGCTCAATGGAGGTTTGGGGACCAGCATGGGCTGCAAAGGACCCAAAAGTCTCATCAGCGTGCGGAATGAAAACACTTTCCTGGATCTGACTGTACAGCAGATTGAG CATCTAAATAAGTCATATAATGCAGACGTGCCGCTGGTGCTGATGAACTCCTTCAACACGGATGAGGACACTAAGAAGATCTTGCAGAAGTACACACATCACCGCCTCAAGATACACACCTTCAACCAGagcag GTATCCCAGGATCAATAAGGAGTCGTTGTTACCAGTGGCCACTAACATGGGCCTGACGGGTGAGAATGAAGAAGCCTGGTACCCGCCTGGGCACGGAGACATCTATACCAGCTTTTACAACTCCGGCCTGCTGGACAAGCTCATCGCTGAAGGGAAAGAGTACATTTTTGTGTCCAACATTGATAACCTGGGCGCCACAGTGGACCTGCACATCTTGAACCACCTGATGAGCCAGCCCAGCGGCAAACGCTGTGAATTCGTCATGGAGGTCACTGATAAGACGCGAGCTGATGTGAAG GGTGGTACGCTGACACAGTATGATGGTAAACTCAGGCTGCTGGAGATCGCTCAGGTGCCCAAAGCTCATGTAGACGAGTTTAAATCTGTCACCAAGTTCAAGATCTTCAACACCAACAACTTGTGGATCAGCCTGCCGGCCATTAAAAGGCTTCACGAAAAGAATGCGATGGACATGGAGATCATTGTTAACCCTAAG ACTCTAGATGGCGGTCTGAATGTCATTCAGTTGGAGACGGCTGTGGGCTCTGCCATGAAGAGCTTCGAAAACGCGCTTGGCATCAACGTGCCCCGTAGCCGCTTCCTGCCCGTCAAAACTACCTCTGACCTCCTGCTGGTCATGTCCAACTTGTACAGCATGGACGCGGGATCTCTGACCATGAGCCCCAAGAGAGAGTTCCCCTCAACACCTCATGTCAAACTGGGCAGCTCCTTCACCAAG GTTCGAGACTTCCTGAAAAGGTTTGAGAGCATCCCAGACATGCTGGAACTGGATCACCTCACTGTGTCAGGGGACGTTACCTTTGGAAAACAAGTCACACTCAAG GGAACGGTTATCATTATTGCCAATCATGGAGACAGAATTGACATCCCGGCTGGAGCGATGCTAGAGAACAAGATCGTTTCAGGAAACCTGCGCATCCTGGACCACTGA